The following are encoded in a window of Kitasatospora sp. NBC_01250 genomic DNA:
- a CDS encoding erythromycin esterase family protein has product MTEQFGRRPLLMAAAATVGALLAPASAYAADGATAGKAPAKPDGQDPVRALERAARPLRSTEPGSGTADLRPLGAMIGDAAVVGLGEATHGSHEFFALKHRIFQYLVEAKGFTTFALEIGWPSGMLIDDYIQGGQGDARQVVKQALGGSPFEREEFLHLVEWMRDHNRRNPGRRVHFMGDDAGAPSVGDAFFERVTGYVRQHEPQLLARLDELYTGLRPLDDYLAYIAKPVAERQRLAANAQQALELLEGQPNAGATEFAWTVQHARSIAQTARFLACDFDDAKAVTAAELYRDQLMADNIVWWQRNTGHRMLLSAHDGHVGYVTDDPVMYPKVQGAFLREALGSAYLAIGTTFDQGSFLSKDQALDGPWKPFTVDAAAPGSNEYTLDQVCRSDWYLDARTAPAAARAWLDTVRPTRHIGTEYPCPLADIALGPSYGVLIHLRRVRAADLLT; this is encoded by the coding sequence ATGACGGAGCAGTTCGGGCGACGGCCGCTACTGATGGCGGCGGCGGCCACGGTGGGGGCGCTGCTGGCCCCCGCGTCGGCCTACGCGGCTGACGGGGCCACGGCCGGCAAGGCGCCGGCGAAGCCCGACGGCCAGGACCCGGTGCGCGCGCTGGAGCGGGCCGCGCGCCCGCTGCGGTCGACCGAACCGGGCTCGGGCACGGCCGATCTGCGGCCGCTGGGGGCGATGATCGGCGACGCCGCGGTGGTGGGCCTGGGCGAGGCCACGCACGGGTCGCACGAGTTCTTCGCCCTGAAGCACCGGATCTTCCAGTACCTCGTGGAGGCGAAGGGCTTCACCACCTTCGCGCTGGAGATCGGCTGGCCCTCGGGCATGCTGATCGACGACTACATTCAGGGCGGGCAGGGCGACGCGCGCCAGGTCGTGAAGCAGGCCCTGGGCGGATCGCCCTTCGAGCGCGAGGAGTTCCTGCACCTGGTCGAGTGGATGCGGGACCACAACCGGCGCAATCCCGGTCGTCGGGTGCACTTCATGGGCGACGACGCCGGTGCGCCCAGCGTGGGGGACGCCTTCTTCGAGCGGGTGACGGGCTACGTCCGTCAGCACGAGCCGCAGCTGCTGGCGCGGCTCGACGAGCTCTACACCGGCCTGCGCCCGCTCGACGACTACCTCGCCTACATCGCGAAGCCGGTGGCGGAGCGCCAGCGCCTGGCGGCCAACGCCCAGCAGGCGCTGGAGCTGCTGGAGGGTCAACCGAACGCGGGCGCCACGGAGTTCGCCTGGACGGTGCAGCATGCCCGGTCGATCGCCCAGACCGCCAGGTTCCTCGCCTGCGACTTCGACGACGCCAAGGCGGTGACCGCCGCGGAGCTCTACCGCGACCAGCTGATGGCCGACAACATCGTCTGGTGGCAGCGCAACACCGGCCACCGGATGCTGCTGTCGGCACACGACGGGCACGTGGGGTACGTGACCGACGACCCGGTGATGTACCCGAAGGTCCAGGGTGCGTTCCTGCGCGAGGCGCTGGGCAGCGCCTATCTCGCCATCGGAACCACCTTCGACCAGGGCTCCTTCCTGTCGAAGGACCAGGCCCTGGACGGCCCGTGGAAGCCTTTCACGGTGGACGCGGCCGCTCCCGGTTCCAACGAGTACACCCTCGACCAGGTCTGCCGCTCCGACTGGTACCTCGACGCCCGCACCGCCCCGGCCGCGGCCCGTGCCTGGCTGGACACCGTCCGCCCCACGCGCCACATCGGCACCGAGTACCCGTGCCCGCTCGCCGACATCGCGCTGGGGCCGTCCTACGGCGTCCTCATCCACCTCCGCCGGGTGCGGGCGGCCGACCTGTTGACCTGA
- a CDS encoding LysR family transcriptional regulator translates to MELRTLRYFVAVAEELHFGRAASRLHMSQPPLSRAIKQLETETGAALFDRSSAGVSLTPVGAVLLDEARALLDHAEQVRTRLARAAGAATLTVGLLGDGTDPGTTRLARAYRRRHPRVEVRIRETDLTDPTCGLRAGLVDIAVTRAPFDTAGLITQELRADPVGALLRADDPLARRDSLDLADLADRRWFRFPEGTDARWQSYWHGREPREGPVVRAVQECQQAVLWNGTVGMTLLDHEPAAGLTVVPLADMPPSRVLAAWNKGDTNPLIRSFVQVATAAYQR, encoded by the coding sequence ATGGAACTGCGTACCCTGCGCTATTTCGTGGCGGTTGCCGAGGAACTCCACTTCGGCCGGGCGGCCTCGCGACTGCACATGAGCCAGCCGCCGCTGAGCCGGGCGATCAAGCAGCTGGAGACCGAGACCGGCGCCGCGCTCTTCGACCGGTCCTCCGCCGGCGTCTCGCTCACCCCGGTGGGGGCGGTGCTGCTCGACGAGGCGCGTGCCCTGCTCGACCACGCCGAGCAGGTGCGCACGCGCCTGGCCAGGGCGGCCGGAGCCGCGACCCTCACCGTCGGCCTCCTCGGCGACGGCACCGACCCGGGCACCACCCGGCTGGCCCGCGCCTACCGCCGTCGGCACCCGCGCGTCGAGGTCCGCATCCGCGAGACCGACCTGACCGACCCCACCTGCGGACTGCGCGCCGGGCTGGTCGACATCGCCGTGACCCGCGCGCCGTTCGACACGGCCGGCCTGATCACCCAGGAGCTGCGCGCCGACCCGGTCGGAGCCCTGCTGCGCGCCGACGATCCACTGGCCCGCCGCGACAGCCTCGACCTGGCCGACCTGGCCGACCGCCGCTGGTTCCGGTTCCCGGAGGGCACCGACGCGCGCTGGCAGTCCTACTGGCACGGCCGCGAACCCCGCGAGGGCCCAGTGGTGCGGGCCGTCCAGGAGTGCCAGCAGGCGGTGCTGTGGAACGGCACCGTCGGCATGACCCTCCTGGACCACGAGCCGGCGGCCGGCCTCACCGTGGTGCCACTGGCCGACATGCCGCCCAGTCGCGTCCTCGCGGCATGGAACAAGGGCGACACGAATCCGCTGATCCGCTCGTTCGTCCAGGTCGCGACCGCCGCCTACCAGCGGTGA
- a CDS encoding cupin domain-containing protein: MTNDTTSEPTSEPKASEHPTADLAVSVVGPDDGETIVLGTTRLRLLEDGSNTGHRLGLAESVLAPHTPGPPQHRHAQHDEGFYIISGTVRFTVGERQYDATAGTLVMVPPGAPHTFANTTDQPAVMLSTFTPDLYVQYFRDLQDMIAGGRAMTPQASIETMSRYATVPATDFGERPAAGGSPATGPRGGAS, translated from the coding sequence ATGACGAACGACACGACGAGCGAACCGACGAGCGAACCGAAAGCCAGTGAGCACCCGACCGCCGACCTCGCCGTGTCGGTGGTCGGTCCGGACGACGGCGAGACGATCGTGCTGGGCACCACGCGACTGCGCCTGCTGGAGGACGGCAGCAACACCGGGCACCGCCTCGGGCTCGCCGAGTCGGTCCTCGCGCCGCACACGCCCGGACCACCGCAGCACCGCCACGCCCAGCACGACGAGGGCTTCTACATCATCTCCGGCACCGTGCGGTTCACGGTCGGCGAGCGCCAGTACGACGCGACGGCGGGCACGTTGGTGATGGTTCCGCCGGGTGCCCCGCACACCTTCGCCAACACGACCGACCAACCGGCCGTCATGCTCAGCACGTTCACGCCGGACCTGTACGTGCAGTACTTCCGGGACCTGCAGGACATGATCGCCGGCGGTCGGGCGATGACCCCGCAGGCGAGCATCGAGACGATGAGCCGCTACGCCACCGTGCCGGCCACCGACTTCGGCGAGCGCCCGGCGGCCGGCGGCAGCCCGGCGACCGGTCCCCGAGGAGGCGCATCGTGA
- a CDS encoding DoxX family protein, which produces MKAAGGIAAALLALFYLYGGGLKLLRNRARLRPMMAWVDSVPMPAVRAIGAIEVLGALGLVLPPLTGLARWLAPAAALGFVLLQLGATSVHLRMGDRRIALNLTLLLAAATSGWLTASSL; this is translated from the coding sequence GTGAAGGCCGCCGGTGGAATCGCTGCCGCTCTGCTCGCCCTCTTCTACCTCTACGGCGGCGGGCTGAAGCTGCTCCGCAACCGTGCGCGGCTGCGCCCCATGATGGCCTGGGTGGACAGCGTGCCGATGCCGGCCGTCCGGGCCATCGGGGCGATCGAAGTGCTGGGCGCGCTCGGGCTGGTCCTGCCACCGCTGACCGGCCTCGCACGCTGGCTCGCCCCGGCCGCCGCCCTCGGGTTCGTGCTCCTGCAGCTCGGCGCGACCTCGGTACACCTGCGCATGGGGGACCGCCGGATCGCCCTCAACCTCACCCTCCTGCTCGCCGCCGCCACGAGCGGCTGGCTGACGGCGAGTTCACTATGA
- the cofE gene encoding coenzyme F420-0:L-glutamate ligase: MSTWDMRLRALPGIPMVSTGDDIAALICKAGAEDGHQLADGDVLCVAQKIVSKTEGRIVRLADVIPSPRAEELAQRTGRDPRWCQLVLDESEQVLDLIGRHVVTLDRRGLVDTAGGVDLSNAGIYSEGWACLLPVDPDASARRIRDRIRELTGATVAVIVTDSLGGPHREGSHGAAIGLAGIVAVEKPPVGDTDLYGNPAHGDLNRVDELAGAASALMGQSGAARPVVLIRGAHYTSGETGIAPLLVRPAAPVTGLVP; the protein is encoded by the coding sequence ATGAGTACCTGGGACATGCGGCTGCGCGCTCTGCCCGGCATCCCGATGGTCAGCACCGGCGACGACATCGCCGCTCTGATTTGCAAGGCCGGCGCCGAGGACGGCCACCAGCTCGCCGACGGCGACGTGCTGTGCGTCGCCCAGAAGATCGTCAGCAAGACGGAGGGCCGGATCGTGCGCTTGGCCGACGTCATCCCGAGCCCCCGGGCCGAGGAGCTCGCGCAGCGCACCGGCCGCGATCCACGCTGGTGCCAGCTCGTCCTGGACGAGAGCGAGCAGGTCCTCGACCTGATCGGCCGCCACGTCGTCACCCTGGACCGCCGCGGGCTGGTCGACACCGCCGGCGGTGTCGACCTCTCCAACGCGGGCATCTACAGCGAGGGCTGGGCCTGCCTGCTTCCCGTCGACCCGGACGCCTCCGCCCGCCGCATCCGCGACCGGATCCGCGAGCTCACCGGTGCCACCGTTGCCGTGATCGTCACCGACAGCCTCGGCGGCCCCCACCGCGAAGGCTCCCACGGCGCCGCGATCGGACTGGCCGGCATCGTCGCCGTCGAGAAGCCCCCGGTCGGCGACACCGACCTGTACGGCAACCCAGCCCACGGCGATCTCAACCGGGTGGACGAACTCGCCGGCGCCGCCTCGGCCCTCATGGGCCAGTCCGGCGCCGCGCGACCCGTCGTCCTCATTCGCGGCGCCCACTACACCAGCGGCGAGACCGGCATCGCGCCGCTGCTGGTCCGACCAGCAGCTCCCGTGACCGGGCTCGTCCCGTAG
- a CDS encoding GNAT family N-acetyltransferase, which translates to MTTYLESERLTLRPFAAADADLLIELDSDPAVMRYLTGGAPTPPEEVRDLAIPSILAGYERWDHNLGLFAAHEKDGGAFVGWFCLRPLRSGPREEAELGYRLRQAAWGRGYATEVSQALLAKGFAELGIRMVWAETMTVNRPSRNVMEKLGMTLAESIPTPDDMMAVEGSEHGGVRYEITKEQWERRQA; encoded by the coding sequence GTGACCACCTACCTCGAGTCCGAGCGCCTGACCCTGCGCCCCTTCGCCGCCGCCGACGCGGACCTGCTGATCGAGCTGGACAGCGACCCGGCGGTGATGCGCTATCTGACCGGCGGCGCTCCGACTCCGCCGGAGGAGGTCCGCGACCTCGCCATCCCCAGCATCCTCGCCGGCTACGAGCGCTGGGATCACAACCTCGGCCTGTTCGCCGCGCACGAGAAGGACGGCGGCGCGTTCGTCGGCTGGTTCTGCCTGCGTCCGCTCCGCAGCGGCCCGCGTGAGGAGGCCGAACTCGGCTACCGCCTGCGCCAGGCGGCCTGGGGCCGGGGCTACGCTACGGAGGTCTCGCAGGCGCTGCTGGCGAAGGGGTTCGCCGAGCTTGGGATCCGCATGGTCTGGGCCGAGACTATGACCGTGAACCGCCCTTCGCGCAACGTCATGGAGAAGCTCGGGATGACGCTCGCGGAGAGCATCCCCACGCCGGACGACATGATGGCGGTTGAGGGTTCCGAGCACGGGGGTGTGCGGTACGAGATCACGAAGGAACAGTGGGAGCGGCGGCAGGCGTAG
- a CDS encoding TetR/AcrR family transcriptional regulator, with protein MSAAAPQPDAPQPSAAQPDAAQPNTARPHTGRRRNEAAHQAILDAALRLLAESDGTPVTIDAIARTAGVGKQTVYRWWPSKGAVLLDALSDRAAQHVAAPDTGVLHDDLQAFVATTFDAAQQDTTASALRTLVREAARDPHLAELMRGYTADRRSALRDLLDRGRERGQLPPDADLDLIVDQIYGLFWYRFILGHGPLDHTVAEQLATTLLHGAGGSALPSERK; from the coding sequence ATGAGCGCGGCAGCACCCCAACCGGACGCACCCCAGCCGAGCGCAGCCCAGCCGGACGCAGCTCAGCCGAACACGGCCCGCCCGCACACCGGGCGCCGCCGCAACGAGGCCGCCCACCAGGCGATCCTCGACGCCGCCCTGCGCCTGCTGGCCGAATCCGACGGCACACCGGTCACCATCGACGCCATCGCCCGCACGGCCGGCGTCGGCAAGCAGACCGTCTACCGGTGGTGGCCGTCCAAGGGCGCCGTCCTGCTGGACGCCCTCAGCGACCGCGCCGCCCAGCACGTCGCCGCGCCCGACACCGGCGTGCTCCACGACGACCTGCAGGCCTTCGTCGCCACCACCTTCGACGCCGCGCAGCAGGACACCACGGCCTCCGCCCTACGCACCCTGGTCCGCGAGGCCGCCCGCGACCCGCACCTCGCCGAACTCATGCGCGGTTACACCGCCGACCGCCGCAGCGCCCTGCGGGACCTCCTCGACCGTGGCCGCGAGCGCGGCCAACTCCCTCCGGACGCCGACCTCGACCTGATCGTGGATCAGATCTACGGCCTGTTCTGGTACCGCTTCATCCTCGGCCACGGCCCGCTCGACCACACCGTCGCCGAACAGCTCGCCACAACCCTGCTGCACGGCGCGGGTGGGAGCGCCCTGCCGAGCGAGCGCAAGTGA
- a CDS encoding SDR family oxidoreductase: MSTSASAFTGQRVFVMGGSSGIGEAAATAFAADGAEVVITGRSQARLDEAVARIGGRTTGHRVDAADPEALKAFFAEAGTIDHLVVGVSGGAGVGPFAQLDLAQLAAGFDGKFWPQVRVLQAALPHLRRDGSVTLITAASARSAFPGTAGLAAINGALEAMVPPLAVELAPLRVNAVSPGVVDTPWWDAVPAEQRKELFDGLAATTPVGRVGRPEDLAQAIQLLAANTFITGVVLDCTGGANLPTGR, translated from the coding sequence ATGAGCACTTCGGCATCCGCCTTCACCGGTCAGCGCGTCTTCGTGATGGGCGGCAGCTCCGGCATCGGGGAGGCCGCGGCCACCGCCTTCGCCGCCGACGGCGCGGAGGTCGTGATCACCGGCCGGAGCCAGGCCCGCCTGGACGAGGCCGTTGCCCGGATCGGCGGCAGGACCACCGGCCACCGGGTGGACGCGGCCGACCCGGAGGCCCTCAAAGCCTTCTTCGCCGAGGCCGGCACCATCGACCACCTGGTCGTCGGGGTCAGCGGCGGAGCCGGCGTCGGGCCGTTCGCACAGCTCGACCTGGCCCAGCTGGCGGCCGGGTTCGACGGCAAGTTCTGGCCGCAGGTCCGCGTCCTCCAGGCCGCGCTGCCCCACCTGCGGCGGGACGGTTCGGTCACGCTGATCACCGCCGCCTCGGCCCGGTCGGCCTTCCCGGGCACCGCGGGCCTGGCGGCCATCAACGGCGCGCTGGAGGCGATGGTGCCGCCGCTGGCCGTCGAGCTGGCGCCGCTGCGGGTCAACGCGGTCTCGCCCGGCGTGGTGGACACCCCCTGGTGGGACGCCGTGCCGGCCGAGCAGCGCAAGGAGCTCTTCGACGGGCTCGCGGCCACCACCCCGGTCGGCCGGGTCGGGCGGCCCGAGGACCTGGCCCAGGCGATCCAGCTGCTGGCGGCCAACACCTTCATCACGGGCGTGGTCCTGGACTGCACGGGCGGCGCCAACCTGCCGACCGGGCGCTGA
- a CDS encoding LysE family translocator, with product MLSTLPAFLGACTLIAASPGPSTMLIIRQSLHSRRAGFLTVLGNESGVFIWGTVAAFGLTALLAASQLAYDAMRIVGAVTLIAFGVKTLLDARREHEGPAAEEAAAERSGWRSYRSGLLLNLANPKAAVFAMSFLPQFVPAGAPHLPTMIGLAAVWAVFEIGYYGLYVWFVGRLRKVISRVRVRRWLERVSGGVLLLLGIRMAIES from the coding sequence ATGCTGAGCACCCTTCCCGCCTTCCTCGGCGCCTGCACCCTGATCGCGGCCTCGCCCGGCCCGAGCACCATGCTGATCATCCGGCAGTCGCTGCACAGCAGGCGGGCGGGCTTCCTCACCGTGCTGGGCAACGAGTCCGGTGTCTTCATCTGGGGCACCGTCGCCGCGTTCGGGCTCACCGCCCTGCTCGCGGCCTCCCAACTGGCCTACGACGCCATGCGGATCGTCGGCGCCGTGACGCTGATCGCCTTCGGGGTCAAGACGCTGCTCGACGCCCGCCGCGAGCACGAGGGGCCGGCGGCGGAGGAGGCGGCGGCCGAGCGCTCCGGCTGGCGGTCGTACCGCTCGGGCCTGCTGCTGAACCTCGCCAACCCCAAGGCGGCGGTGTTCGCGATGTCGTTCCTGCCGCAGTTCGTGCCCGCCGGCGCGCCCCACCTGCCCACCATGATCGGCCTGGCGGCGGTCTGGGCCGTCTTCGAGATCGGGTACTACGGACTGTACGTCTGGTTCGTCGGGCGGCTGCGCAAGGTCATCTCCCGGGTCCGCGTCCGCAGGTGGCTCGAACGGGTCTCCGGCGGCGTGCTGCTCCTGCTCGGGATCCGGATGGCCATCGAGAGCTGA
- a CDS encoding alpha,alpha-trehalose-phosphate synthase (UDP-forming) has product MSRILVTELDNSLPGSAREERPVRGHSLVVGYHRPPMHWNGAVWQPPASPNGILPTLTSAFTDGLPGVWVAALAGGDRRATGPHPTELPLSLVPLSSAEWTGYFHRACKETLWPVLMSEPERSVFAGQAWHDFRTVNARFAEHISTEAAPGATVWLHDYNLWLVPGLLRTARPDLRTGLFHHTPFPSPEVFATLPVAAELRASLACLDWAGFHTGVFADRFRRTLADADGQDEADGPDGPDEPLRIEAPRIEVPRIEVHPLGIDRGAVERLAAGRTIRRRPAGTHLVLSVERLDYAKAPVQKVDAIDHLLTRRPDLRGKLSFRLVCPPPEPGITAYDTTRRRLEQRVAEVNASWAERSWQPIDYLPRSLSDSRVIEEYLAADVLWVTSLQDGMNLTAKEFVAAQAAHPRHGARGPGVLVLSRHAGAATELGPAALLTDPHSPGDLSSVLARALALTPAERRTRMAALAGLLGHERPADWANRIVHAIGQCGPPRQVGGHARRAEPTMGGC; this is encoded by the coding sequence ATGTCGAGGATTCTGGTCACCGAGCTGGACAACTCCTTACCCGGCAGCGCTCGCGAGGAGCGCCCCGTCCGCGGGCACTCGCTCGTCGTCGGCTACCACCGGCCCCCCATGCACTGGAACGGTGCCGTCTGGCAGCCGCCCGCCAGCCCCAACGGCATCCTGCCGACCCTGACCAGCGCCTTCACCGACGGCCTGCCGGGTGTCTGGGTCGCGGCCCTGGCCGGCGGCGACCGCCGGGCCACCGGCCCGCACCCCACCGAACTGCCGCTGTCGCTCGTGCCGTTGAGCAGCGCCGAGTGGACCGGCTACTTCCACCGTGCCTGCAAGGAGACGCTCTGGCCGGTGCTGATGTCCGAACCGGAGCGGTCGGTCTTCGCCGGGCAGGCCTGGCACGACTTCCGCACGGTGAACGCCCGCTTCGCCGAGCACATCAGCACCGAGGCCGCGCCCGGCGCCACCGTCTGGCTCCACGACTACAACCTGTGGCTCGTCCCCGGTCTGCTCCGCACTGCCCGCCCCGACCTGCGGACCGGGCTCTTCCACCACACGCCGTTCCCGTCCCCGGAGGTCTTCGCCACCCTGCCGGTGGCGGCCGAACTGCGCGCCTCGCTCGCCTGCCTGGACTGGGCGGGCTTCCACACCGGCGTCTTCGCCGACCGGTTCCGGCGCACGCTGGCCGACGCAGACGGCCAGGACGAAGCGGACGGCCCGGACGGCCCGGACGAACCGCTGCGGATCGAGGCGCCGCGCATCGAAGTGCCTCGGATCGAAGTGCATCCGCTCGGGATCGACCGGGGCGCCGTCGAGCGGCTCGCCGCCGGCCGCACCATACGGCGCCGACCCGCCGGGACCCACCTGGTGCTCTCGGTCGAACGCCTGGACTACGCCAAGGCCCCGGTCCAGAAGGTCGACGCCATCGACCACCTGCTCACCCGCCGGCCCGACCTGCGCGGCAAGCTCAGCTTCCGGCTCGTCTGCCCACCGCCCGAACCCGGCATCACCGCCTACGACACCACCCGCCGACGCCTGGAGCAGCGGGTGGCCGAGGTCAACGCAAGCTGGGCGGAGCGGAGTTGGCAACCGATCGACTACCTCCCGCGCAGTCTGTCCGACTCCCGGGTGATCGAGGAGTACCTGGCGGCCGACGTGCTGTGGGTGACCTCCCTCCAGGACGGGATGAACCTGACCGCCAAGGAGTTCGTCGCCGCCCAGGCCGCACACCCCCGGCACGGCGCCCGGGGGCCGGGCGTCCTGGTGCTCTCCCGGCACGCCGGTGCCGCCACCGAGCTCGGGCCGGCGGCACTGCTCACCGACCCGCACTCACCCGGCGACCTCAGCTCGGTGCTGGCCCGGGCCCTTGCCCTCACGCCCGCCGAACGCCGGACCCGCATGGCCGCACTCGCCGGACTCCTCGGCCACGAGCGCCCCGCGGACTGGGCGAACCGGATCGTCCACGCGATCGGGCAGTGCGGCCCACCGCGACAAGTCGGTGGACACGCTCGGCGGGCGGAGCCCACGATGGGCGGATGCTGA
- a CDS encoding enoyl-[acyl-carrier-protein] reductase FabV, with protein MTTETAQPSPQSLGSSAARNLATTTKTVPQMLGITPRYLLRALPWVDLEAGVYRVNRRRGFILGDGLISTCADATGASRVLTAPLTRSPAHHPPTHPPPRRCGLAEPGRRRKADPYNDGAPPPWFSGTGDGPSAWLRSPETITGLRTPGPRSGDRQPPRGHRRVSTQQITPKQRGYLIVNSHPTGCAETVERLWESIPRAEPGERAPVVLVLGSSAGYGLAVLAAGLRRHGIRGVGVAFEAAGTERRTASAGWYRSAALAELAAASAADLTLVNADAFADRTRTEVLELLAERYGPVDHLIYSLASPRRTDPATGEVHHSVIKPLGDAYTSPSLVFEDGEPRVGSVELAPADEAERAATVKVMGGEDWALWCRALAEADLLAEDFSTVALSYVGSEITAPVYRQGTIGAAKQHLERTAHQLNAGVLAGHGRAFTAVAGAAVTQASTAIPSIALYTSLLRTVLGPQGWRSTADQAVELWEQLTGARPLDLDEQGRIRLDGWELDQDVQDRVRALWADPAAALAADPAAPAWFHGQFRELYGWDVPGVDQAAPVETTVAWPGDPRS; from the coding sequence ATGACCACCGAAACCGCGCAGCCCAGCCCGCAGAGCCTCGGCTCCTCCGCCGCCAGGAACCTGGCGACCACCACCAAGACCGTGCCGCAGATGCTCGGGATCACCCCGCGCTACCTGCTGCGCGCGCTGCCCTGGGTCGACCTGGAGGCCGGCGTCTACCGGGTCAACCGCCGCCGGGGCTTCATCCTCGGCGACGGCCTGATCAGCACCTGCGCCGACGCCACCGGGGCCAGCCGGGTGCTCACCGCCCCGCTCACCCGCTCACCCGCTCACCACCCACCCACCCACCCACCGCCTCGCCGGTGCGGCTTAGCCGAACCGGGCCGCCGCCGCAAGGCCGACCCCTACAACGACGGCGCACCTCCTCCGTGGTTCTCCGGCACCGGTGACGGACCGTCGGCGTGGCTACGATCGCCGGAAACGATCACCGGATTGCGGACACCTGGACCGCGGTCCGGGGACCGACAGCCGCCGAGAGGACACCGCCGAGTGAGCACCCAGCAGATCACCCCGAAGCAGCGCGGCTATCTGATCGTCAACTCGCACCCCACCGGCTGCGCGGAGACGGTCGAGCGGCTGTGGGAGTCCATCCCCCGGGCCGAGCCGGGCGAGCGGGCGCCGGTCGTCCTGGTGCTCGGCTCCAGCGCCGGCTACGGCCTGGCCGTGCTGGCGGCCGGGCTGCGCCGGCACGGCATCCGCGGCGTCGGTGTGGCCTTCGAGGCGGCCGGCACCGAGCGGCGCACCGCCTCGGCCGGCTGGTACCGCAGCGCGGCCCTCGCCGAGCTGGCCGCCGCGTCCGCCGCCGATCTGACCTTGGTCAACGCCGACGCCTTCGCCGACCGGACCCGCACCGAGGTGCTGGAGCTGCTGGCCGAGCGCTACGGACCGGTGGACCACCTGATCTACTCGCTGGCCTCCCCGCGGCGCACCGACCCGGCCACCGGCGAGGTCCACCACTCGGTGATCAAGCCGCTCGGGGACGCCTACACCTCCCCGTCGCTGGTCTTCGAGGACGGCGAGCCGAGGGTCGGCAGCGTCGAGCTCGCCCCGGCCGACGAGGCCGAACGCGCCGCCACTGTCAAGGTGATGGGCGGCGAGGACTGGGCGCTGTGGTGCCGGGCGCTGGCCGAAGCCGACCTGCTCGCCGAGGACTTCAGCACCGTCGCGCTGTCCTACGTCGGCTCCGAGATCACCGCCCCGGTGTACCGGCAGGGCACCATCGGTGCCGCCAAGCAGCACCTGGAGCGGACCGCGCACCAGCTCAACGCCGGTGTGCTGGCCGGCCACGGCCGGGCCTTCACAGCCGTGGCCGGTGCCGCGGTCACCCAGGCCTCCACCGCGATCCCCTCCATCGCCCTCTACACCTCGCTGCTGCGCACCGTGCTGGGCCCGCAGGGCTGGCGCTCCACCGCCGACCAGGCGGTGGAGCTGTGGGAGCAGCTGACCGGTGCCCGGCCGCTCGACCTGGACGAGCAGGGCCGCATCCGGCTCGACGGCTGGGAGCTGGACCAGGACGTGCAGGACCGCGTCCGCGCGCTGTGGGCCGATCCGGCCGCCGCGCTGGCGGCCGACCCGGCCGCACCGGCGTGGTTCCACGGCCAGTTCCGCGAGCTCTACGGCTGGGACGTGCCGGGAGTCGACCAGGCGGCCCCGGTGGAGACCACCGTCGCCTGGCCCGGCGACCCGCGCAGCTGA
- a CDS encoding M55 family metallopeptidase — MRIFISSDMEGTAGVVDWEQCRSSGADYGYYRELLQGEVNAAIEGAIAGGAGEFLVNDSHGAMANLRPDALAGRARYLSGRHKPLYMMQGLDASYDAVFLVSYHGSMAGEPSALSHTYNPRAIAEVRLNGVPAGESGINALVALGHGVPVVLITGDEVTAREIEPFCPGVRAAVVKSSVSRFAAESLHPEEAREVIRAAAREAVAQLPGAAAPAITLPATLTVRFRNADLAEQATWISGTERVDALTVTLTDEDPVRLYRAFVAVVVLTRGLAE, encoded by the coding sequence GTGCGGATCTTCATCTCGTCGGACATGGAAGGCACCGCGGGGGTCGTCGACTGGGAGCAGTGCCGCTCCTCGGGGGCCGACTACGGCTACTACCGCGAGCTGCTGCAGGGCGAGGTCAACGCGGCGATCGAGGGCGCGATCGCAGGCGGCGCAGGCGAGTTCCTGGTCAACGACTCGCACGGGGCGATGGCCAACCTGCGCCCGGACGCGCTGGCCGGGCGGGCCCGCTACCTGTCGGGCCGGCACAAGCCGCTGTACATGATGCAGGGTCTGGACGCCTCGTACGACGCGGTGTTCCTGGTCTCCTACCACGGCTCGATGGCCGGCGAGCCGTCGGCGCTGTCGCACACCTACAACCCGCGGGCGATCGCCGAGGTGCGCCTGAACGGCGTGCCGGCGGGGGAGAGCGGCATCAACGCGCTGGTGGCGCTCGGGCACGGGGTGCCCGTGGTGCTGATCACCGGCGACGAGGTGACCGCGCGGGAGATCGAGCCGTTCTGTCCGGGGGTGCGGGCCGCGGTCGTCAAGTCCTCGGTGTCGCGGTTCGCGGCCGAGAGCCTGCACCCCGAGGAGGCGCGGGAGGTGATCCGCGCCGCCGCGCGCGAGGCGGTGGCGCAGCTGCCGGGTGCCGCGGCGCCGGCGATCACCCTGCCGGCCACCCTCACCGTCCGCTTCCGCAACGCGGACCTGGCCGAGCAGGCCACCTGGATCAGCGGCACCGAACGCGTGGACGCGCTGACCGTCACGCTGACCGACGAGGACCCGGTCCGGCTCTACCGGGCCTTCGTCGCGGTGGTGGTGCTCACCCGGGGACTGGCCGAGTAG